A stretch of the Lolium perenne isolate Kyuss_39 chromosome 3, Kyuss_2.0, whole genome shotgun sequence genome encodes the following:
- the LOC127343674 gene encoding uncharacterized protein — translation MKLAGESRRRRASPFHPHPPLPLIAIALLLLVPPPPRTHALRVPLREVASLLSLSHSLLTRVAVARADRGDAAAAARARRIASHLSLLSTRGAWALGWDYLRHYAFSSAAGCGLSCATAAARLLAAAAEASRLNSPVDAAQWLGRNYADLRAAATKLLSGLLAAFSEQGPLREVVLDVKWEVEEGGLLKDCLQVGAKDLEGLLIIAKDLMFGASRASSPHSEL, via the exons ATGAAGTTAGCCGGAGAATCACGCCGCCGGCGAGCATCTCCTTTCCATCCCCATCCCCCTCTCCCTCTCATCGCCATCGCCCTCCTACTCCTCGTTCCGCCGCCCCCTCGCACACACGCGCTCCGCGTCCCACTGCGCGAGGTCGcgtccctcctctccctctcccactCACTCCTCACCCGCGTCGCCGTCGCCCGCGCCGACcggggagacgccgccgccgcggcccGTGCTCGCCGAATCGCCTCGCACCTCTCCCTTCTCTCCACTCGCGGTGCGTGGGCCCTCGGCTGGGACTACCTCCGCCACTACGCTTTCTCCTCCGCCGCCGGATGCGGCCTCTCctgcgccaccgccgccgcccgcctcctGGCCGCTGCGGCTGAGGCCTCGCGCCTGAACTCACCTGTCGATGCCGCCCAGTGGCTGGGCCGTAATTACGCTGACCTCCGAGCCGCCGCTACGAAGCTCCTCAGCGGCCTCCTTGCTGCCTTCTCCGAGCAG GGGCCGTTAAGAGAGGTGGTGTTGGACGTTAAGTGGGAGGTGGAGGAAGGGGGGTTGCTCAAGGATTGCCTTCAAGTGGGAGCGAAAGACTTGGAGGGCTTGCTTATCATTGCCAAAGATCTCATGTTTGGGGCCTCAAGGGCTTCTTCGCCCCATAGTGAACTCTGA